The sequence below is a genomic window from Ovis canadensis isolate MfBH-ARS-UI-01 breed Bighorn chromosome 1, ARS-UI_OviCan_v2, whole genome shotgun sequence.
ttatgaaaaggcaataagaaaggactctgaaagatgaactccccaggttggtaggggcccaatatgctactggagatcagtggagaaataactccagaaagaatgaagacacagagccaaagcaaaacaacacccagttgtggacgtgactggtgatggaaggaaggtctgatgttataaagagcaatattgcataggaacctggaatgttaggtccatgaatcaaggcaaattgtaagtggtcaaaaaggagatggcaagagtataTGTCAATGTTTAAGGAATCAgcgaagtaaaatggactggaatgggtgaatttagctcagatgaccattatatcttctactgtgggcaagaatcctttagaagaaatggagtagccatcatagtcaacaaaacagtctgtaacgtggtacttggatgcaatctcaaaaaagacagaatgatctctgttcgtttccaaggcaaaccattcaatatcacagtaattaaaCAGACTAGTCCATTAAAGAAGAATTATTTGTCTATAGTTTTGGACACACAtgcataaaaatgtaattttgtgACACCAATAATCAAAGAGAAAGGACAGAGTTGTATAAGAGCAAATTATTTAAGAGCTATTTGAATTAAGCTGgtataaattcaaaatgaaaaaactaagatcatggcacatggtcccatcatttcaaggcCAATAGTAgggtaaaaagtggaagcagagacagattttctttcctggcgctccaaaagcactgtggacagtgactgcagtcatgaaactaggagacgcttgctcctgggaaggaaagctatggccaacctagacagcatgttaaaaagcagagacttcactttgccagCAGAGgcccctatagtcaaagctgtggcttttccagtagtcatctactgatgtgagagttggaccctaaagaaggctttccaattgtggtactggagaagactctcaagagtcctttggactgcaaggagatcaaaccagtcaatactaaagtaaatcaaccctgaatattcattgaaaggactgatgctgaagctctaatactttggccacctgatgcaaagagcagccttattggaaaagaccctgatgctgagaaagatttaaggcaaaaggagaagggggcaggtgaggacgagatggttagagaacatcactgattcaatggacatgaattttagcaaactccgggagatagtggaggacagaggatcctggcacgctgcagtccatccggttgcaaggagtcagacatgacttagcgacagaacaataacaacaaagaataAGAAATCACAAGCTTAGGAGAGAAACTGAAAACACGGAATGCAAACACTTACGGAACACAGCAAGAGCATTGCTAAGGGGGAGATTTATGGCTAGAAATGTCTACTTTAAAAACAAGAGGATCTCAAATAAACATCCTAACTTTATAAATTAAGGAATTAGGAAAAGAATTAAACCGAAATaaatagaaggaaacaataaagatTATGGCagagataaatagaaaaatagagaaaaatcaatgaaaattttaaagaaatttctttgaaagatttatgaaattaacaaaattgacaaacctttagctacactaagaaagaagggagaagatgcaaattactaaaatcagaaatgaaagtgggACAGGACTACTGAgtctacagaaataaaaatattgcaaCAGAGTACTACAAAGAATCATATGCCAACAAACTGGATAatctagataaaataaaaatgttcccaGAAACACAAAACATGACAggacagaaacacaaagaaatgCAATTCCACatgttatttgttttaaatttaattcctGTTTAAATTCTTGAAGCCttgcttatatttatttgttctgaAAACTAtgacatctgactctttgtgaccccatggactgtagcccaccaggctcctctgtccacagaattttccaagcaagaatgctggagtggcaggcggattctttaccactgcaccacctgtaAAGTGCCCATCTTAAACTATAAATTATAGTTTATAACTATAATTAAGTTTAAGATTTATAACTATAAATCTTACaaattatggtttttattttctattcagattaaaaaaatatcctTTATATCCTGGATTACAAAAGTTTATCCAGATAATactttaaaaacctttaaaaaattactatcaAGTAGGACACAATTTAATACTACTGTTGGTATTAACGTGTTGGTTTGTGTTCTGAGGCTGTTTTACATAGAGTTTTAAATTTACTCTGGGAGTTCAGAATGTCAGCAGTAGAGCTGGAAGGATGGAGTGCAGAGCAGAGTCAGATCAGAGGCAGGATTCTTGACTGGATACTGGACACTATGTGTTCTGATGTCCTGTGCAATGTTCTCTAAAATATTAGAACCTGTCAATACTTACAGTCAAGCGAGAGCGCATGTAAATCCAGAAGATGTGGCCGCTTTAACACTGAATTTCAACGAGGCAACCACTGGTTGCATCAGGCCCTTCTGCCCTATCTCCAGTTTTCCCTCTGCCAGAGTCCCCCTGCTCCCTACTGCCTTCCACACACCCACTGCCCCCACCGGTGGGACCCCTGGGCCTGGGGGCTGAGGCTGAGAGCCTGCTCCgccagccccctcctcctcctgcaggaCTGATGTCTTCCTCCTGACGGGGCTGCCTGTGCTGGGGCCCATCCCTGTGTCCCCAGTTCCTTGTCCCAGCAGGCACGGCCTCTTTCTCCTGCCTACAACCTCCCACCCTCTCAGTGCTCCTCAGAGATTTTGAACACTTAAAAATCTATTCTGTATTTTGAAATCTCTCCTTGTATTTCCTAGCTGAGTTCCAGCCTTTAGTacccagaattttctttttcttagtgcTGCTCTATGACAGAATTTCAatgatttttgtaaataaatgacTGACTGAATACTAGCATAACAATATCTGATCTACATATTTTAACCGTTATTATTCTGTTTAGTGTTTTTAAGAAAGTCATTTTCTCAGTGGAATCTGGTCATGTGTCTTTTCCAAGCTCAAGATGTGTAAAACTCAGAATGACAACCCctttataatatgaaaaatataactaTTAAGAGAGGCAGCACTTTTGTGTGGCCAGAGCCACTATCGCCTCCCTTTGGGCAAAACGACAAGGGAAtctgccttttcctatttgcctcCTGAGTCGGACCCCGAGCTGAGCTCTGAGGACTGGCAGGGTGGGAATGGCTAGGGGCATCCACAGAGGGACTGAGCTCTGCTGGTCTCTGCTGATAACACTTTCCCTGCTCCCCAGCTTAGCAGAGATGTGTAGACTCTGAGTCTGTGATTTAACATGGATTAGAGAAAGTCTGTCTTCTTCAAACCCCCACTCCATACTTTATCTTGGTGGTCTGAAACCTTTATTCAATACTGGGACCTTTCTATCCTTAAAAAGTGTTAGCtaattttaaactgactttcCTGTAGAGTTCCAAGCTTGCCTTTTAACTTCTGAAATTGATTTGTTTTCAAAAGGTCTTATCGTCCCTTTTTGTGTATCCATTACTTTGTAGTGTACTTTAAACaagggaaaaggaaatacagGCCAACCTTGTCTTATTCTCGTAATTTTGAAATGGACTTCAATCTTCAAAGAGGAGAGTTGGCAGGTGGGACATTGTTTTTGAGGAGGCTGTATCACAGAGTGACATGAAAGGACACCTGAGCCACCCTCTCCTACACAAAACCACACCTGGGTCAAGATCAGGGCAGGAATCTGTGGACATGGACAGCCAGGCTGTGCTGGGCCCACTCTGACTGCAGTCCTGCATGGtgtcctccaggctccttgcTGGCCACCCCTACCGGTCCCCCTCGCAGCAGGAGAGGCTCCTAGCTGCTCAAAAAACAGCTCTCCCTGCTTCATTCAGAGCCCTCTGTGACTACCACAGTCCAGGTCACTGACCCAGTCAAAATGAAGTGCATCTTGCTGGTTGTCGGGTTATTTCTGGAGTTGCACCTGGATATTTTCTTTGCTGGACCTGCTTCTGTATTTGGATTCATTGTTTAGGCCATAAATCTACTTgattaatttacatttaatgaTTATCACTCTTAGCTACACGACTGAAGGGATGAGTCCCCTCTAGTCCCTGAAACGAAAGTATTGACAAACTTCTTCCTGCACCTTGTGGGTGTTTCTTGTATCCCATTAATAGTCTGTTCTAGAAGATATGCTGCCGtcagggattgtaaagagtcgggGGAACGTGAGGATTACTTGGAGTACCGATCTTCCTGTGCCAGCGGCTCATTTAGAGTTTCGATTTGAGGGGCACCCACTCTTAGACTTAACTTGCCAGTTAAGAGCTTCCCAGAGCCCAAAGGAACTCGGTAACCCAGGAGCAAGTCTCAATGATcgtgggagggcaggggaggtggaAGATTCGTGCTGTCGTTAGGATTCAGGCTTGTTTCCCGAGCTCACTACCAACTTCCCCGATTTAGCTGAAATCGGACTGCCGACGGGAACCAGGCTGCCCTCAGCGTTCTGGTGCCCGGAGCTCGGCTCCCGAGTTTTGAggctggagggggaaatggactACTTCGACTGCCCGGGGCGCAGATGCCTCGTTGAAGAGTCCCGGGTGCCCCTAGTGCCAGGAAGCTTTGGAGATTGGGCAATAATTGGGAGCGGGACAGAGAAGCGATGGGGCGTGGCCTCGCTCAGGCCACACCCAGGCATCGGATAAACATCCAAATCAACGGTGCCGAGCTGGAAACCCGATCCACAGACGCTGACTATGGCGATGACCCTGGGTTACTGGGACCTCCGCGGGGTGAGCGGGGGTCCGCTAGGGCGGGTGGGATGGAGGCGGGCGGGGATATGCTGCGCAGTTGGGGACGGGTAAGCCAGAAATGTTTTCTGCTCGCTGCAGCCTAGCCCCTTCGCACCGCCGCCTCCTtcccaggggtgtgtgtgtgtgtgtgtgtgtgtgtgtgtgtgtgcgcgctcagaAGTGGGTGGATGGGGGAGAGGGCTGGGAGTATGGGAGTGACTGGAACGGTGAAAGTTTTGCAGTCAAGACCTGACGTCTGCCCTGTGTCCTGGCATCTTTCTCAGCTAGCCCACTCCATCCGCCTGCTCCTGGAGTACACAGACTCAAACTATGAGGAAAAGAAGTACACGATGGGGGACGGTAATGGCATCCTTGTCATGTCCTGACTTCTGCTCAACTCATGCTGGTTTGGTGCCAAGCATCCCATGTCCTGACCCCTGTTGTTCATGTCTAACGCCTTCCACCAGCTGGAGCAGGGACCTGCCCCTTCCCGAACGCTTTAGGGTGCAGCTGGCCTCCAAGGAAGGATATGAGAGCCCACAGCTGGGTCCTGTATCAGCCATTGGCACAGGCTCCCCTTAGTGCTTACCTAAATCCTTTGTAAGGATTACTCATGTAGTTTCAGGAAATTCCTGTTTGTTTTTACCCTCAAAGCTCCATGTGAGATTAGTGGTTCAGATTTCAGATCCACCAGTTCAGGGGGGGTCTTGCCCCTGACTCCTTGGTAGGCCCCCCGGGAAGGAGGGGTGCATTTGTGGGAGGTTGTTTCAGTGCATCTTCTTTTTCTCAGCTCCTGACTATGACAGAAGCCAGTGGCTGAATGAAAAATTCAAGCTGGGCCTGGACTTCCCCAATGTAGGTGCAGGGGCTGAGGTGCTGGGAGGGGGAGTGGACAGTGTCTCCATCCATCTCCTTTCCTGGCTTAGAGGTTTCAGGAACAGGTGCCTTCTGCTCTGTCTCTCAGCttcctgcttctgttttctgcctTTCCATGATGCTCTGTGTCCCAGCTCATCCCTCCATTTTATAGCATGTTATTTAGTGCCTACCATGGGACAGGCTCTGTGAAAGCCAGGTTTCATCTCTGCCCTTGCTCAAGGGAGCAgatgcaggggagcctggtggcccacCTGACCTGGCTTTGTTGTTCTTCCAGTTGCCCTACTTAATTGATGGAGCTCACAAGCTCACCCAGAGCAAGGCCATCCTTCGCTACATTGCTCGCAAGCACAACATGTGTGagtggggctggggttgggggcagggataAAGGTGGCCATGCCCTGGGCTTGGCTGGGAGGGGATACTGAGGGTGAGTCTCTGTTGTGTGGGTACaggtggggagacagaggaggagaagattCGCGTGGATGTATTGGAGAACCAGGCTACGGACACTGTTAATGACTTTATTATGCTCTGCTACAACCCGGAATTTGTGAGTCTCCTCCTGCTGATCTGGGATGGATGTGCTTTAAAAGGAGACTAGCTTAGTTTATCCCTTCTACAAAGATCATTTtgtaatttgatctccttggagctACTGAGCTGGTTTATATGGAGTCCTCTGAGTGATTCTCATAACTCTAATTCAGCATATAGAAGCTCTGACTCAGTTCCCCCCAGTCTAAGGATAGAATCTAGACTCCCCAAGGTGGAAATTCAGTTCCTAGACAGGATATTTACCTTGTTAGCCCAATGCCTCCTCTTCAGCATGTCAGGCATAAACCCATTGtgcctggtgggcagggctgggtctaCTCCACATGGTCAGGATCTGTTAAAGTCCTGACTTTGTGAGTCCACGCCTACTGAGTTGGGCAGGGTCCCATCTACACTGGTCCTTTTGCCGTTTAAACTCCTTAGAGCTACTGATTCACCAAGCTAGTCCCTACAGAGTTCCGAGAGTGACCCTTAGAACTCCCAGTGCGTGAAATGCAAGCTTGGACTCAGTTCCCATTAGTCTTAGGGTAGAGTCCAGCCTCCCAGGGTAGAAATTCAGATCTTAGATCGGTGTTTACGAGTTCAACCAGTGCCTCCTCCTTGGCATCTCAGGGATCAGGACATGTGTCCAGTGGGCAGcccagggtcagactttattccTTTCCTGC
It includes:
- the LOC138445555 gene encoding glutathione S-transferase Mu 1-like; the encoded protein is MAMTLGYWDLRGLAHSIRLLLEYTDSNYEEKKYTMGDAPDYDRSQWLNEKFKLGLDFPNLPYLIDGAHKLTQSKAILRYIARKHNMCGETEEEKIRVDVLENQATDTVNDFIMLCYNPEFEKLKPQYLMEIPGKMKLYSEFLGRRPWFAGDKLTFVDFLVYDVLDVHRIFEPKCLDAFPNLKDFISRFEGLKKISAYMKSSRFLPRPVYSKMAVWGNK